The DNA sequence GTGGCGGCGGTGCGGGCGGCCTCGGCCGTCTCGGGGTCGAGTTGTTCGGTGTAGTGGTTGGTGGGGATGCCGATCTTCTTGCCCGCCACCCCGGCGTCGATCCCGCTCACCATGTCGGGGACCGGGATGTCGACGGTGGCCGGGTCGCGGCGGTCGTATCCGGACATCGCGGCCATCACCAGGGCTGAGTCGATCACGTTGCGGCTCAACGGCCCCACGTGGTCGAGCGACCACGACAGCGAGGCGACCCCGACCCGAGAGGCACGGCCGTAGGTAGGTTTCAGCCCGACGGTGCCGCACAGCGCTGCCGGGATGCGGACCGATCCGCCGGTGTCGCTGCCGAGCGCCACCGGCACCACACCGGCGGCGACCGCCGCACCCGAGCCACCGCTGGAGCCGCCCGGGGTGCGGTCCGGCGCCCAGGGATTGCCGGTGGTGGGGGTTGTTGCGCCGTAGGCGAATTCGTGGGTGTGGGTCTTGCCGATGAGGATCATCCCTGCCTCGTACAGCTTGGCCACGGACACCGAGTCGGCGTCGGGGATGTAGTCGGCACGCTGCGCGGAACTCGAGGTGGTCGGCACACCGGCGGTGTCGTAGAGGTCCTTCACGCCGAGCGGGATGCCGTGCAGCGGTCCCCGGTAGTTGCCGTCGGCGATCTCCTTCTCGGCGATCCTGGCCTGTTCCAGCGCGATGTCGGGGGTGGTGGTGGCGAAGGCGGTGAGTGTCGGCTCGGTCTCCTCGAGGCGGGCCAGCGACGACGTGACCACCTCCACCGGTGAGACCTCCCTGGCCTCGATCTTCGCGGCGACCTCGATCAACGGGAGTTCGTACAGTTCCACGGATGTGCCTTTCTCTGGTCTCTGGTCACTGCCAGCGGGCGTTGAATCCGATGGCCGGCACGGTCTCGCCGAGATCCGGTACCGAGGCCTTGCGGATGAGGGCGAGGGTCGACGAGTAGATCTCGTAGTGCTCGGCCAGCCGGTCCGGCGGCACGGTCAGTTCGGCGAAGTCGAACGCCGCCGCCACGGCGGCTTCGGAGGGGACGAATTCGTTGTCGGACATGAGGACTCCTTCGGGTGAGCGGTGGTCAGAACGGAAGCGGGGCGTCCACACATCCGGCGAGCGCTTCGAACGCCCGCCCGGCGCCGAGCACGGTGGCGTCCGCACCGGGGCGGCCCATCAGCTGCAGGCCGATCGGCAGACCGTCCGCGCCGAAACCCGCGGGCACCGTCAGCGCGGGCATCCCGGTCACGTTGGCCGGGACGGTCAGCGCGTTGATGCCGTCGAGGATCGGGACGGTGGCCCCGCCGAGCGAGACCTCCGTGGCCCCGTACGGCGGTGCCGTCATCGCGATGGTGGCCGAGACCAGCACGTCGATACCCGAGTCGAACATCTTCGTCATGCCGGCGATGACGGCGGCGCGGGCGCGCAGACCGGCGAGGTAGTCGACCCCGGTGTAGGCCGCACCGACGGCCAGCGCCTCCTGGACGTCGGTGCCGAATCTGTCCGGGCTCATCCCGGTCTGCATCGCGTGCCAGGCGGCGGCCTCCACCCCACAGACGACGTGCACCACCTCGGGGCACAGCTCGACGTCGGTGAACGTCACCGGCAGGATGGTGGCGCCCGCGGCCTCCAGTGTGCGGACGGCGGACAGGAAGGTCGCGGCGACGTCGGGGGCGAGCCGGTCGCAGAAGTACGGTTCCGCGACACCGATGGTCAGACCCGCCGGTCCGCGGTCGAATTCGGCGCGGAAGTCCGGCACCGGGGCGGCGCTGCTGTAGGGGTCGGCCGGATCGTGGCCGGCGATGACCTCCAGCAGCGCGACGGTGTCGTCGACGGTGCGGCCCAGCGGCCCCGTGTGGTCGAGCGTCGAGCTCAGCGCGCTGACCCCGCGTCGGCTCACCATGCCGAACGTGGGTTTGTGGCCGGTGACTCCGCACAGCGCGGCCGGGATGCGGATCGATCCGCCGGTGTCGGTGCCGAGCGCGGAGGTCACCACGCCCGCCGCGATCGCGGCGCCGCTTCCTCCGCTGGACCCCCCGGGGATCCGGTCGAGTGACCACGGGTTGCGGGTGGGCGGGGTGTTGACGCCGTAGGCGTATTCGTGGGTGGTGGTCTTGCCGAGGATGATCGCCCCGGCCTCCCGCAGCCGCCGCACCGCTTCGGAGTCCTGCGTCGCGAGATGTTCGGGGGCGCCCAGTGAGCCGTTTCCGGTGCGGTAGCCCGCGACGTCGTAGATGTCCTTCACCGCGACGGGTATCCCCCGCAGCGGTCCCGGGTTCTCCTGTGGTTCGCGCTGCTCCTGTGCGACGGCGAGCGCCTCGTCGGCGAAGACGGCGGCGAAGGCCTGGATGTGGTCTTCGGTGTGGGCGATCTGCGCCAGCGCGGCGCGGACCCGTTCCACCGGGTCCAGTGCACCGGCGGTCTGGTTGGTCAGTACTTCGGTCACGGGTCTCCCTAATTGGCCTGGGACAGTTCCGGTTCGAGCACGGCGTCGACGAGTTTGCGGGTGATCTCGGTCTCCGGCCGGGTCAGCAGCCGGTCCACGGGTCCGGTTTCGACGAGCGTGCCGTGGTCGAGCACGCCGGCGTGTTCGCACATGTGCTCGACCAGCGCGAGGTTGTGGGTGATCAGCAGCATGGTCAGCTTGCGTTCGCGCTGGAGGTCTTTGAGCAGGTTGAGGATCTGCGCCTGCACCGAGACGTCGAGCGCCGCGGTCGGTTCGTCGAGGACGACGAAGTCCGGATCCGTGATCAGCGCGCGGGCGATGCCGAGGCGTTGCCGCTGTCCGCCGGAGAACTCGTGGATGTAGCGGTCGTAGTGGGAGGGCAGCATGCCGACGCGGTCGAGCAGGTCGAGCGTCTTCTTCCTCGCATCGCCCGGTGAGGCGAGTCGGAAGAGCTTGAGCGGGTAGGAGATCTGCGCGCCCACGCTGCGGCGCGGGTTGAACGCCGACCCCGAGTCCTGGAAGACGATCTGTATCTGCTGGCGGTAGCGGCGCATGGCCAGATCCGACAGGCCGACGAGTTCGTTGCCGTCGAATGTCACCGACCCCGACGTCGGAGTCTCCAGGCCCATCACCATGCGGCCGGTGGTGGTCTTGCCGGAGCCGGACTCGCCGATCAGCCCGAACGTCTCGCCGCGTTGGATGTCGAAGCTGACCGCATCCACGGCGGTGAACGCGCCGCGTTTCCCGTCCTCGCCGCGGACGGTGAAGACCTTCGTCAGGTCGGTCACCCGGACCAGCGGCTCGCTACGCGACATGGGGTTGCTCCTTGGGCGAGGCCACGGTGGTGTCGCCGTGGAATTCGAAGAGGCGCCGGTCGGCTCGCGGTACCGACCGGGTGGTGGCGTCGAGGTGCAGCCGCGGGACGGCACGCATCAGGCCCTGGGTGTAGGGGTGCTGCGGCCGGTTGAGCACCTGGTCGGCGGTGCCTGATTCCAGGACGTCGCCGCGGCGCATGACCGTGACGTCGGTGCACACGTGCGCGACGACCCCGAAGTCGTGGGTGACGAGCAGGATCGAGGTGCCGAGTTCGCGGTTGATGTCGACCAGCAGGTCGAGGATCTGCTTCTGGACGGTGGCGTCGAGCGCGGTGGTCGGTTCGTCGGCCAGCAGCAGCTCCGGCCGGCAGGACAGCGCGATCGCGATGACGACGCGTTGGCGCTGACCGCCGGACAGTTCGTGCGGATAGGCCTTCATCCGGCGTTTCGGATCCGGCAGCGCCACCAGGTCGAGCGCTTCGAGCGCCTTCGCCCGCGCCGTCGCCTTGTCGACGCGCTGGTGCAGCCGGATCACCTCCGTGAGCTGCGCGCCGACGGTGAACGACGGGTCGAGTGCGGACAGGGCGTTCTGGGAGACCAGCCCGATGTGCGGGCCGCGGATCGCGCGCATCTCCTTGTCGGTCTTGTCGAGCAGGTTCTCCCCCCGGAACAGGATCTCGCCGCTGGTGATCTTCGCGCGGTGGGTGCCGAGCAGGCGCAGCACCGCCAGCGAGGTCACCGACTTCCCGGACCCGGATTCCCCCACCAGCCCGAGGATTCCGCCCTCACGTACGGCGATGTTCGCGTTCTTGACCGCGTGCACCACACCGCCGTCGGTGTGGAAGTCGACGGACAGGTTCTTGACGTCGAGTGCGTTCTGCATCAGCTGGTCTGCTTTCGCGGGTCGAGGGCGTCGCGGATGCCGTCGCCGATGAGGTTGAACGCCAGGGAGACGACGAGGATGAGCAGACCGGGGATGGTGGCGACGTGGTAGATCCCCTCGAGCAGAACGTTTTTCCCGTCGGCGGTCATGATGCCCCAGTCCGGCGTGGGCGGGATGACGCCCACCCCGAGGAAGCTCAGCCCGGATGCGACCACGATCATCAGCCCGCACAGCGTGGTCGCGTACACCAGCAGTTGCACGACGACGTTGGGCATCAGCTCCCGGAACATCAGCAGCAACGGGTTGGCGCCGTACGCGCGGGCCGCCTCGACGTAGTCCTTCGAGGACTCCTGCACGGTCGCGGTGTAGGCGACGCGGGCCATGTACGGCACCAGCGTGATGCCGATCGCCAGCATCACGTTGCCGAGGCCCGCGCCCAGCACGGCGGACAGCGCGATGGCGAGCAGCACGAGCGGGAATGCGAACAACACGTCGAGGATTCGCATCAGCGTCTCGCCGGCGCGGCTGCGGCGGAACCCGGCGAACAGCCCGATCATCAGCGCCAGCGGGAACACCACCAGGACCGGCACGACCGCCACGGTCAGCGAGTTGCGGCCACCGTAGAGCAGGCGGGTCCAGATGTCGCGGCCCTGACCGTCCAGACCGAGGATGTGTCCGTCCGTGCCGATGCCGGCGAGCCGGTCGACCGGATCACCGGCGACCGGGCTGTACGGCGTCAGCAGCGGCGCGAAGATCGCGGCGAGGGTGACGGCCACCAGCACGACCAGCGAGACGACGGCCCATTTGTCGCGGCCGAAGGCGCGGACCGCCAACCGCCACGGCGCCTTCGGGACCTGGGTGTCGGCCGGTGCGGGTCCGCCGGTCGAGGTGCGGCGGGCGCCGATCAGTGAGCGGCCCGTACCGACCGCCTGGGCGAGTGCGCTCATGCCCCAGCCTTTCTGCGGGTGCGCGGATCGAGCAGGCCGACGGCCGTGTCGGCGAGGAGGTTGATGATCACGAACGCCAGCGCGATGAACAGCACGCCGGCCTGCACCACCGGGATGTCACGCTGCGTGATCGAGGTGTAGAGCTGTTGGCCCAGTCCGGGCCACCCGAAGACGACCTCGACGAAGACGACGCCGCCGAGCAGATAGCCCACCTGCAGGCCGATCACGTTGACGATCGGCGGCAGTGCGTTGCGCAGTGCGTGCCGCCACAGCACCGACGTCGTCGACAGCCCGGAGGCGCGAAGCGTGCGAATGTAGTCCTGCGCCAGGATGTCGACCATGACGCTGCGGGTCATCCGCGCGATCACCGCCAGCGGGACGAGGGCGGCAGCGATGGCGGGCAGGACCAGATGTGCCATCAGGTCGCCGAAACCCCCGGGGAAGCGCGGGTTGTACATACCCGACGTCGGCAGCCAGCCCAGCGTGATCGCGAAGACACCGATCAGCAGCAGACCGAACCAGTAGACGGGAACGCTGGCCCCGGCCAGCGAGATGACCATGGAGGCGCGGTCGAAGATGCTGTACTGCTTGTGGGCGGCGATGACACCGAGCGGGACGGCGACGGCGATGCAGAGCACCAGCGCGGCTCCCGTGAGGATCAGCGTGTTGACGAACCGCGGCACCATGATGTCGGTGACCGGGGCGTTGACCGTGAGCGACCGCCCGAGGTCACCCTGAAGCAGTCCGCCCAGGTAGTCGAAGAACTGCACCGGCAACGCCCGGTCGAGGCCGAGTTCGGTGCGCAGCGCGGCGACGGTCTCCGCGGTCGCGCCGGTGCCGAGGATCGTGACGGCGGGGTCGCCGGGAACCATCTGCAACAGCAGAAAGACGATCAGGCTGACGCCGAAGAGTACGAGAAGCGTGGAGAGCAGCCGGTTTCCGATGACGCGGGTCACTGTTCGAGCCTCACTTCGGTCAGGTCGTACCACTCCTCGCTCGCCGAGACGAAGCCGGTGACGTACGGCGCCAACACGTACGGCGCCTTGTCGTTGACGATCGGTACCAGCGCGGCGTCGTCGCTGACGATGTTGTTGGCCTCCCGCCACCACTTCTCGGCCTCGTCCGGGTCGAGTGCGGTGATCGCGTTGTCCATCGCCGCGTCGAGTTCCGGGTTGTCGTAGTAGCCGACGTTCGGGCCGTTCGGGGCCTGCAGCTCCGAGGACGTCACGATGTAGAGCCAGTACGGGCTCGTCATCCCCCAGGACATCTGGGCCATCCCGACGCCGTCCTGCATTCCGCGCGCCCAGACCCCCAGGTACGAAATCCACTCCTGGGTCTGGATGTTCACGTCGATGCCGATCTCGGCGAGGTTCTGCTGGATGAACTCGGCCATCTGCGCCGGCATGATCTGCCCCGAGCCGTCGGTCGAGGTGATCAGCGTGGTCTGGAACCCGTCCGCCAACCCCACCGAGGCGAGCAGTTCGCGGGCCTTGTCGAGGTTGCGTTCGTAGACGTCTCGGCGTTCGACGTAGCCGCCCGCGGAGATGGCCTGCACGCCGTAGGCGGGCGTGACCGAACCGCGCAGCAGGTCCTTGGCCATGCCCTCGCGGTCGACGGCCAGGTTGATCGCCTCGCGCACCTCGGGGATCGAGGTGTAGCGGTCCTTCATGTTGAACGACAGGTACCACGTGTGCGGCGGAATCCCCTCGGACAGTTGATATCCCTCGGAGACGAGGTTGTCGATGCTGTCGGGGTTGGGTACCGCGATCATGTCCACGTCGCCGGATCGCAGCGCCGCCGTCCGCGCCGAAGGGTCGGGGAGAGGCCGGAACACCACACCGTCGACATAGGGCACCTTGCCCCAGTAGTCGTCGTTGCGCACCAGGTCGATGCGCTCACCCCTGATCCGTTCCTTGAACTTGAACGGCCCCGTGCCGACCGGGTGGTCGGCGATGTCGTCGCCGTAGGTCTGCAGTGCGGTCGGGCTGATGATCGCCGTCGACCCGTTTCCGCCCTGGGCCAGCATGCGCAGAAACTCCGAGAAGGGCTGCTTCAGACGGATGGTGAAGGTGTAGTCGTCGACGGTGCGCACCGAGTCGACGAACTTCCACACGAATCCGGTCTGGCCCGCCGCCCGAGCCGAGTACATCGGTGAGTCCTCGTCCCACATGCGCCGGACGTTGTACTCCACCGCCTTGGCGTCGAGTGGTGTGCCGTCGTGGAACCGGACGCCCCTGCGGATGTGGAAGGTGTAGTCGAGCCCGTCGTCGGAGATCTCCCAGGACTGCGCCAGGCCGGGTTTCAGCGGCGGAACGGTCGCCTCGGCCGACGGGATGGTGAGGTCCTGGTCCACCAGCGGTTCGAAGATCTGCCGGTTGATGCGCCACGTCACCCAGCCGCCGGCCACCTGCGGATCGAGGATGTCGGCTTCGGATTCGATGGCGATGACGAACACGTTCCCGGTCTGCACGGGCGCCCTCGAGCATCCGACCGCGAGGGCGCACATGGCGACCACGAACGCGGTGAAGATTCGCTTCGGGTTGTGCCGCCGTACCTTTCGAGGCGTCATCCGTGGATTTCCTCCGGGGGTCGGGTCGAGCGGTCGGCCGCTTTGACACTGTGGACACTGCGCCCCGGTGAGCAGTGACATCCGCCGACATCGTCTACGACGCTAGGCGGTTGGAGAGAGCCGCACCATCCGTCATCCGACGTAGTTCGCTGTGTCAGAATCGATCTGCTAGGCCACGCTGCGGGGCGCGGGATACTGCGTCTCACCCAGGCCGAGTTCGGTGGCGTGGACGGCGGCGGCCACCCGGTTGGCGACGCCGAGTTTGCGCAGCACCCGCTCGACATGGGTGCTCACGGTGCGGGGTGACAGGAACAGCCGGTCGCTGATCTCCCCGTTGGACAGACCTTCCCGGAGCAGCGCCAGGATCTCCCGCTCACGGGGCGTGAGCCGGGCCCGTGCGCTGGCCCGCAACCGCGTCACGTACTTCGTGAATAGGGGCCGGGCCGTCTCGACCATGCAGCGATTGCGCGCGGAGAACCCCGGCCGCTCCATATTGGCCTGGCACATCCCGACCACCTCACCGGCACCGTCGTGCAGCACCATGAGGAACCCGTTGGTGAAACCCTCCGGACGCAGCACCTGCGCACCACTGTAGGAGTCGGGGAACTCCGGGACGTCTTCCCAGTCGGTGATGCGGGTGTGGTCGGAGAACTGTGTCTGGAACTCGGGCAGCGACTGGATGTCGGAGCTGAGGTAGTCGGCCACGGCGTCGGAGTAGCCGACCGAGGTGACGAGACTGAAACCCTTGGCCTGCGGCGCCTTGTAGGCGATCAGGAAGCTGTCGCAACCTGTTTCGACGCGGATGAAGTCGATCGCCCCGCGGATCCGCACCTCCGGTTCGGGCGAGACCATGGCGGTGGCGATCGAGGTGAAGTCAGGGTGGTCGTCTCCCGCACGAGTCATCTCGTCGTTCTCCGTCCGAACTCACGTCTGTCGATCTGTCCGCCCTCAGTGCACAACGGGAGGGGGTCAACGAGGTTCTGGGGCTGTTTCCTCGCGGTTAAGTCCGGGGTGAGTTGGCCCACACTGCGCCCAGGCGACGGTGCTGCGGGTCGGTCCGGCGGGGCGGCTCAGCGCGATGTATGCGCCGGCGCGGTGGCGCACGATCGCCAGGTTGGGCGCGACGGTGACCGGGGTCCCGCCGAACTCCTCGGCCGCGGCCGCGGCGGCCCGCAGTGGTGTGGTGAGCCAATCCCCCGACATCAGCCGCGAACCGGTGGCGACGACGGGCCCCGGTGGCGGCGCACCCGCGGCCGGTGGCTGCGCGGGTGACTCGAGTGTCACGTTCACCAACAGCACCGGTCCCCATCGCGCCAGCGGGAGTTCGACCCGCCGGCGGCCGTCGCCGGTGAATTCCGCCCGCGCCCGGCCACCCGGGTCGGTGGTGTCGTCGAGCACACCGCTGTCCTGGCTGAACGCGCACGCCAGGTGCGGGCACCGGACGTTGCGGGTGGCGGCGCAGTGCACGGGGACCGACATACAGCCACCGAACGGTCTGGCGTTGAACGCCGCCACCAGCGCGTGTGCGTCTCGGCGCACGTGGATCCCGTGGTGGCCGATCGTGGCAGGCAGGATCGCACCCACCTCGGTCAGCTGTCCGGCGAACCCGACGCCCACCCACACGCCGGTCCAGTCGGCGGTATCGGCGCTGGCGTGCCTGCCGGTCGAGGCGGGCTGCAGCAACAGATTCGTCGGCGCCGGTCCCATCAGCTGGGCAGCTCCTCGGGCAGCTGGAAGTTCAGTGCGGGTGTGGAACCGAACCGGCCGCGGGAGCGGACCTCGGCGGGGTCGGGGGCGGGCAGCGGTCCGTCGGCCATGAAGTGGTCGAGCACGTTGGCCGTCAGCTTCGAGATGTTGTTGTCGTATCCGTTGTGCGAGAGGCTGCCGCAGTAGGAGATCGAGCTGAACGACCACACCCCACCGCCGTTGGGGGTTTCGTGGAACGCCATATCGGCGCGGATGCGCGGGTTCTGGGTTCCGGTGTGGCCGGGGGCGTTGGTCAGGATCAGTTCGGTGACGGTGAGGTAGGCGTCGGTGTGCAGCCCCGCCGACGTCGCGACGAGCAGGGTGTGCGGTGGTGAGCCGAGCGTGGTGTCGACGTTGTCGAGTTCGGCTCCGGCGGCCCCACCGCCGACGAGCCCGAAGTCGCCGAGCCGCTCGTCGTAGCCGATGCCCTCGAACGCCCACGCCACCCGCGGATCGTCGCTCTCGGGTGTGCGTTTGAAGTAGGTGGAGATGTCGAAACCCTGTGCCACCATGGATGTTCCGCTGACTGCCGCCATATCGCGGCCGAGGAAGCGCCACATGCCGCCCAGCTTGCCGTCGCTCTGATGGTGGTACTCCCCCGGTTGGGCCTGCCACGGCCGGATACCGGATTCGCAGCGCCGCATCTCGGTGACCTCACCGCGCCCGTAGGCCGGGTGGAAGGTGTGGCGCCAGTAGAACCCGTCGCCGCCCATGTACATCAGCCGTCCGCCGCGGTCCTTGTAGCTGTGGATGGCGTCGAGGTAGTGGCCGTCCTTGTGTTCGGGGTGCGATCCGGTGATCAGCACGTTGTAGCCCTCGATACGTTCCAGGCCGTCGTAGCTGATGTCCTCGTCGGTGATCACGTCGAACTCGTAGCCCAGTTCGGTCAGCCAGTCGATGAGGTGCAGGTCGGCGTTGAACTGCCACGGCGACTGGGTGAGCCAGGAGTCGTACTTGGGGCGCACGTTGAGGACGGGCCGCAGCCGCGACGAGAGGTGCACACCGGAGCCGTCGCTGTGGGTGTCATACAGCGAGTAGCCGTATTCGCGGTGCACCGACAGGAAGATGTTCTCCGGAGCCATGATCGGGGTGCGGTACAGCAACGCCTCGACGCTGCCGAAGTTCGTGGCCTGATGCTCGTTGGCGTAGGCCAGGTAGTCGATGGTCGACATGATGACGGCGATCTTGGCCTGCGGCTCGCCCAGCGGGGTGCGCACCATGAACGGGATGTAGGCCTCGTCGCCGTCGTCGGTGGTGAGTTTCATGGCGTAGACGGCGCTGGGCAGATCCCCGGGGACCTCGAGGGTGAAGTCGACATCCCAGCGGGCGTCGTCGACGTCGTCGTCGTGAAAGTGGATCGCCCCGTATTCGCGGTGGTCGACACTCCAGGACGTCTGGGCGCCGCTCCAGTTGTGGCCGGTCATGCCGCGGGCTGGCATGCCGACCAGTTCCCCGTCCAGGCGGTAGGGGCCGCAGTCGACGACCGCGCGGGTGGGGATCTGCAACCCGAAGTCCCACGCCGCCACCATGGCAGCGCCCAGGTCAGGCGACGGACCGACGCCGCGCCGCTCGTCCATCCCCGGGGCCGCACCGATTTTCATGATCTCGATCTCGAGGCGGCTCAGCGCGCGCGAGCACAACCGGACCGCGTCGATCTTGCCGTTGTAGTGGTCGGTCATCGTCCAGCCATGGGGTTGGCGCGACGCTGCGTCGGGCTCGGCGTGGCCGGGGCGGGCGGCGAAGGTGAACGGCGCGGCGGTGTGCGCGACCGGGTCGGTGAACGTGGCCTCGACCGGTGCGGGCGCCGGGTCCAGCGCATAGCGGATCTGCGGTTCATGATGCAGGACGGCACGACCGGTGGCGGCGTCGAAGGTGGCGGCGACGAAGTGCCAGGCCCGGTCGCGGACGGGTTCGGTGGCGGTGAGCGTCTGGTCGTTGACCCGCAGACACACCCGCCCCGTGAGGTCGAGGAACAGACCGTATCCGGCGCCGTCGGCCCATTTGCCGACGATCATCTGCTCGCCGGGTGACCAGTAGCCCTCGACCTTGGTCGGCATGGTCGGCCAGATCCAGCACTGCAGCGTGAAGCTGTCGACGCGCAGCGGGCGCCGGTCGGCCACCATGCCGTAGGAGCCGGCGTGGATGGTCTGCGGACGGCCCGGATAGGCGCCGTTGACCGGTGATTCGACGGGCCGCTCCTTGAATCCGGGCCCGCTGGGGTGGGTGTCGCCGTGGATGAGCCTGACCAGTTCGGCGCGGTAGCCGGCCGGTCCGTCGCAGTTGACGAAGAAGTCGACACTGTCGCCCTGCTCGACCGACCACTTGCTGGGGTATCCGGTGAGCCGCAGCAGGTCCGGGTACATGTCGGTGCCGCGGCTCACGCCCA is a window from the Mycolicibacterium litorale genome containing:
- a CDS encoding amidase; this translates as MELYELPLIEVAAKIEAREVSPVEVVTSSLARLEETEPTLTAFATTTPDIALEQARIAEKEIADGNYRGPLHGIPLGVKDLYDTAGVPTTSSSAQRADYIPDADSVSVAKLYEAGMILIGKTHTHEFAYGATTPTTGNPWAPDRTPGGSSGGSGAAVAAGVVPVALGSDTGGSVRIPAALCGTVGLKPTYGRASRVGVASLSWSLDHVGPLSRNVIDSALVMAAMSGYDRRDPATVDIPVPDMVSGIDAGVAGKKIGIPTNHYTEQLDPETAEAARTAATLLESLGAELVEVTIPMADLILATEWAIMMPEAAAYHQDYLRNSPEKYTDEVRTLLETGAAQLATDYVNALRLRTLMQAAWKEMFTAIDVLLAPTVVAPATLRADPFITWPDGTVEGATGAYVRYSAPANITGLPSLSVPSGFTTGGLPLGVQILGKPFAEPEILQVGYALEQNSDVVGRIAPVLAGAA
- a CDS encoding amidase, with product MTEVLTNQTAGALDPVERVRAALAQIAHTEDHIQAFAAVFADEALAVAQEQREPQENPGPLRGIPVAVKDIYDVAGYRTGNGSLGAPEHLATQDSEAVRRLREAGAIILGKTTTHEYAYGVNTPPTRNPWSLDRIPGGSSGGSGAAIAAGVVTSALGTDTGGSIRIPAALCGVTGHKPTFGMVSRRGVSALSSTLDHTGPLGRTVDDTVALLEVIAGHDPADPYSSAAPVPDFRAEFDRGPAGLTIGVAEPYFCDRLAPDVAATFLSAVRTLEAAGATILPVTFTDVELCPEVVHVVCGVEAAAWHAMQTGMSPDRFGTDVQEALAVGAAYTGVDYLAGLRARAAVIAGMTKMFDSGIDVLVSATIAMTAPPYGATEVSLGGATVPILDGINALTVPANVTGMPALTVPAGFGADGLPIGLQLMGRPGADATVLGAGRAFEALAGCVDAPLPF
- a CDS encoding ATP-binding cassette domain-containing protein; the protein is MSRSEPLVRVTDLTKVFTVRGEDGKRGAFTAVDAVSFDIQRGETFGLIGESGSGKTTTGRMVMGLETPTSGSVTFDGNELVGLSDLAMRRYRQQIQIVFQDSGSAFNPRRSVGAQISYPLKLFRLASPGDARKKTLDLLDRVGMLPSHYDRYIHEFSGGQRQRLGIARALITDPDFVVLDEPTAALDVSVQAQILNLLKDLQRERKLTMLLITHNLALVEHMCEHAGVLDHGTLVETGPVDRLLTRPETEITRKLVDAVLEPELSQAN
- a CDS encoding ABC transporter ATP-binding protein; this encodes MQNALDVKNLSVDFHTDGGVVHAVKNANIAVREGGILGLVGESGSGKSVTSLAVLRLLGTHRAKITSGEILFRGENLLDKTDKEMRAIRGPHIGLVSQNALSALDPSFTVGAQLTEVIRLHQRVDKATARAKALEALDLVALPDPKRRMKAYPHELSGGQRQRVVIAIALSCRPELLLADEPTTALDATVQKQILDLLVDINRELGTSILLVTHDFGVVAHVCTDVTVMRRGDVLESGTADQVLNRPQHPYTQGLMRAVPRLHLDATTRSVPRADRRLFEFHGDTTVASPKEQPHVA
- a CDS encoding ABC transporter permease — its product is MSALAQAVGTGRSLIGARRTSTGGPAPADTQVPKAPWRLAVRAFGRDKWAVVSLVVLVAVTLAAIFAPLLTPYSPVAGDPVDRLAGIGTDGHILGLDGQGRDIWTRLLYGGRNSLTVAVVPVLVVFPLALMIGLFAGFRRSRAGETLMRILDVLFAFPLVLLAIALSAVLGAGLGNVMLAIGITLVPYMARVAYTATVQESSKDYVEAARAYGANPLLLMFRELMPNVVVQLLVYATTLCGLMIVVASGLSFLGVGVIPPTPDWGIMTADGKNVLLEGIYHVATIPGLLILVVSLAFNLIGDGIRDALDPRKQTS
- a CDS encoding ABC transporter permease, whose amino-acid sequence is MTRVIGNRLLSTLLVLFGVSLIVFLLLQMVPGDPAVTILGTGATAETVAALRTELGLDRALPVQFFDYLGGLLQGDLGRSLTVNAPVTDIMVPRFVNTLILTGAALVLCIAVAVPLGVIAAHKQYSIFDRASMVISLAGASVPVYWFGLLLIGVFAITLGWLPTSGMYNPRFPGGFGDLMAHLVLPAIAAALVPLAVIARMTRSVMVDILAQDYIRTLRASGLSTTSVLWRHALRNALPPIVNVIGLQVGYLLGGVVFVEVVFGWPGLGQQLYTSITQRDIPVVQAGVLFIALAFVIINLLADTAVGLLDPRTRRKAGA
- a CDS encoding ABC transporter substrate-binding protein, which gives rise to MTPRKVRRHNPKRIFTAFVVAMCALAVGCSRAPVQTGNVFVIAIESEADILDPQVAGGWVTWRINRQIFEPLVDQDLTIPSAEATVPPLKPGLAQSWEISDDGLDYTFHIRRGVRFHDGTPLDAKAVEYNVRRMWDEDSPMYSARAAGQTGFVWKFVDSVRTVDDYTFTIRLKQPFSEFLRMLAQGGNGSTAIISPTALQTYGDDIADHPVGTGPFKFKERIRGERIDLVRNDDYWGKVPYVDGVVFRPLPDPSARTAALRSGDVDMIAVPNPDSIDNLVSEGYQLSEGIPPHTWYLSFNMKDRYTSIPEVREAINLAVDREGMAKDLLRGSVTPAYGVQAISAGGYVERRDVYERNLDKARELLASVGLADGFQTTLITSTDGSGQIMPAQMAEFIQQNLAEIGIDVNIQTQEWISYLGVWARGMQDGVGMAQMSWGMTSPYWLYIVTSSELQAPNGPNVGYYDNPELDAAMDNAITALDPDEAEKWWREANNIVSDDAALVPIVNDKAPYVLAPYVTGFVSASEEWYDLTEVRLEQ
- a CDS encoding response regulator transcription factor, whose translation is MTRAGDDHPDFTSIATAMVSPEPEVRIRGAIDFIRVETGCDSFLIAYKAPQAKGFSLVTSVGYSDAVADYLSSDIQSLPEFQTQFSDHTRITDWEDVPEFPDSYSGAQVLRPEGFTNGFLMVLHDGAGEVVGMCQANMERPGFSARNRCMVETARPLFTKYVTRLRASARARLTPREREILALLREGLSNGEISDRLFLSPRTVSTHVERVLRKLGVANRVAAAVHATELGLGETQYPAPRSVA
- a CDS encoding LamG domain-containing protein, with amino-acid sequence MSRGTDMYPDLLRLTGYPSKWSVEQGDSVDFFVNCDGPAGYRAELVRLIHGDTHPSGPGFKERPVESPVNGAYPGRPQTIHAGSYGMVADRRPLRVDSFTLQCWIWPTMPTKVEGYWSPGEQMIVGKWADGAGYGLFLDLTGRVCLRVNDQTLTATEPVRDRAWHFVAATFDAATGRAVLHHEPQIRYALDPAPAPVEATFTDPVAHTAAPFTFAARPGHAEPDAASRQPHGWTMTDHYNGKIDAVRLCSRALSRLEIEIMKIGAAPGMDERRGVGPSPDLGAAMVAAWDFGLQIPTRAVVDCGPYRLDGELVGMPARGMTGHNWSGAQTSWSVDHREYGAIHFHDDDVDDARWDVDFTLEVPGDLPSAVYAMKLTTDDGDEAYIPFMVRTPLGEPQAKIAVIMSTIDYLAYANEHQATNFGSVEALLYRTPIMAPENIFLSVHREYGYSLYDTHSDGSGVHLSSRLRPVLNVRPKYDSWLTQSPWQFNADLHLIDWLTELGYEFDVITDEDISYDGLERIEGYNVLITGSHPEHKDGHYLDAIHSYKDRGGRLMYMGGDGFYWRHTFHPAYGRGEVTEMRRCESGIRPWQAQPGEYHHQSDGKLGGMWRFLGRDMAAVSGTSMVAQGFDISTYFKRTPESDDPRVAWAFEGIGYDERLGDFGLVGGGAAGAELDNVDTTLGSPPHTLLVATSAGLHTDAYLTVTELILTNAPGHTGTQNPRIRADMAFHETPNGGGVWSFSSISYCGSLSHNGYDNNISKLTANVLDHFMADGPLPAPDPAEVRSRGRFGSTPALNFQLPEELPS